From one Cynocephalus volans isolate mCynVol1 chromosome X, mCynVol1.pri, whole genome shotgun sequence genomic stretch:
- the RAP2C gene encoding ras-related protein Rap-2c, with protein sequence MREYKVVVLGSGGVGKSALTVQFVTGTFIEKYDPTIEDFYRKEIEVDSSPSVLEILDTAGTEQFASMRDLYIKNGQGFILVYSLVNQQSFQDIKPMRDQIVRVKRYEKVPLILVGNKVDLEPEREVMSSEGRALAQEWGCPFMETSAKSKSMVDELFAEIVRQMNYSSLPEKQDQCCTTCVVQ encoded by the exons ATGAGGGAATACAAGGTAGTGGTGTTAGGGAGCGGAGGGGTTGGCAAATCTGCCCTTACTGTGCAGTTTGTCACTGGGACTTTCATTGAGAAATATGACCCCACCATTGAAGATTTTTACCGCAAAGAGATCGAAGTGGACTCTTCCCCCTCCGTGCTGGAAATTCTGGACACCGCAGGAACTGAGCAGTTTGCCTCCATGAGAGATCTCTACATCAAAAACGGCCAAGGTTTCATCCTGGTTTATAGTCTGGTTAATCAACAGTCTTTTCAG GATATCAAGCCAATGAGAGATCAGATTGTCAGAGTGAAGAGATATGAAAAAGTCCCACTAATCCTAGTAGGAAATAAAGTGGATCTGGAACCAGAAAGAGAGGTTATGTCTTCAGAAGGCAGAGCTTTGGCTCAAGAATGGGGCTGTCCTTTCATGGAGACATCGGCAAAAAGTAAATCAATGGTGGATGAACTTTTTGCTGAGATCGTCAGACAAATGAACTATTCATCCCTGCCCGAGAAGCAAGATCAGTGTTGTACAACTTGCGTTGTCCAGTAA